In the Colletotrichum lupini chromosome 4, complete sequence genome, GAGTTCACCGAGAGCCGGGTCGATGATGAAGGCGTTGAGTTCCGGGAAGAGGCGGCCTACTTGTCCCTTGCTGATATCGAGGGTATCTACATCTCATGTTAGCCCACCACTACCAGTCGAGCAGGACTCAAGAGCCTGACTCACTTCCTGGGTTGAGAATGTAATCAATCTTTGAGAGAGTCACACCCTGTGCGCCTTCCGCGAGGCTGACTTTGTACGACACCGCCTCAATAGCGGTGAAGCCCGCGGGAGGCGGCGCAGGAGACCTGTTTTCTGTTACGGTGAGGGTTCGACCGACTGCGTTCTGGAACTCGACCTCGAAACGTCCATTTTTCTGCGAGTAATGAGCATCAGATATTTTGCGTCTTGAGATACCCTTTGATGAGAGTCTGAGACTTACTGCAGGAGGAAAGAGAACATCTTGCTTAACATTCGCGCCGCCTAACCGCACGGGAACGATGAATTGCCCTTCAATCTCCTTTTCGTTGGGATCCTTTGCCTCCTCGCCGCCGGCAGCGCCGCCTTCTGCTCCTCCGGCTGCACCTCCTTCGGCTGTGCCTGCCTCGCCTGCGGCAGCTTCTTTTTCGGTGGCTTTTGAGGGAGTTGTCGCGGCGCTTTGTGCGATGCTTCGGTCTGCAAGACTGGAATCCGTAGAGGCTTGTGCGATACCGTTGTTTCGGGAGGATATTTCAGTGGTCGAGATTGGCAGTGACGCTGCCAGGAGGAGTTGGCATGAGATCGTGGCAAGTGTTGAGAGCCTCATTTTGAAAACCGAAAACGAAGAAAAGTGAATTAATATCAGAGTGAAAGGATAGATTATGAAAGAGATCAACGCGGTTGACTCGTAATCGCGGGCTTGCCGCGGAGAAGAAGAGTTGGTGAGAAGTGAAGTATACTGGAATGGGAACAGAAAAGAGCGCAACCATCACGATGAACGCCGGTGGGCGGCACCTAGGTACTCAAAGAGCTTATATGCCCAGACGAACTGATTTCGCTGATAAGATTCTCTCGTCTACGACAGACATGCGCGGGGTTTGGTTGTGAGGGCCGCCGACTCGCCAAGAAGGACGGCATCATGAAACCCACACAAGACCGCAAGGATGCGCAAGTAGACTAGTCCTCCCCCACCATCCGCGCCGCCAAGGTGCGCCAAGGTGCATCTCGAGAGCCTCATGATGAACAAATGCGGTAATTTGGGGGGTTTGTCACCTTGCGTGCTGCGCAACGGCGGGCGGCTGGTCATGCCAGTTTGTCGTTGAGCTCCGGCATTGGCGCTGCTTGGCGGTGTGGCAACTCGTCTCTACTTGTCGTTTTCGGGTGGTAACTCATGCGGGGCAGAAGCATCGACCACTGGAACCAACGACGAAGCGGTATTGCAAAAGTACGATTTGATGTTGAAGTCGGGTTGTTCAAGAACCGTTCCATTAGAGGTGAGTTACGGGTTATCTTGATCGTGGCAGAATGGAGATGCTACAAAGACTAAGGTTGCAATCCTCTGATGTTCGTCTGATTCCCATTAACAGCGCTAGAATTTCGCCGTTGTTAGTCGACACTAGCCATCACAAACCCTTGCTTTACTACCGCCCTTTCTGAACTGTCCCCTAACGATCCTGAATTTCGGCTGATTTTGAAGGGGTAGAATCCGAACCCCTTCACCAAATCTCAGATGACAGCTGTCGTAGGCTAAACTTAGACTCTCAAACGTGAGCGATCCTTTGGTCGAATCAGCACGCTGAAAGACCAACGGACCCCCTGTCCTGGCCCCCAACTGCCAGGGTGTCCAGCACCAGAACAGGCCAACAGCAACTCTACCCAGGCCGGCGGATAGCGCTCATGCGACCAGTTGCTCCGTTCACCGTAGCGCTTGCGGTGCTGCGATGCTTGCGCGAGTTGCCGCGCCGGCTCAACTTGCACCAGACTGAAACGCGGGCGTTGGATGGCGCCATGGAGCTGGTTCAGGTTTGCGCAACCGGAACCCCCCTGGTTCTGATCAACTCTTGGATCGAGAATTCCTTCTCTTTTGTGCGCTTGGTAATCTTGGTAAAAGCTTCTTGTGCTCGAGGCGAGAATTGGAGCAGCTGGGCTTGCTTTGAGGAGCGACTACACAAATTACTGAAGAAGGAATTAGTCGGGTAATTAAGACGAGTTTTTTGGAATCTGGAAAACGATGGAGGATGAGTCAGGAGCATTTCTCTCTCCAACGGCATTTAGTTCGCCTTGGCAATCAGCCCATTTTGACTCGGTCTTCGATTCTGGCAATATCCCGGCGATTGGAGAGCTACGGTCACTTGTGCGGCTAAGATTTCGGCCGGATCGGTTTTCGTCCAAGCTTGACGTCGGTGGTCATCTGCGATTAAGCAATGGTTTCAACGATTGACCTTGAAATCCGACTTGAGGCTGTATTTTTAGCCTGAAGATGGGTGAAAATATTCAGCCATGATCTCTACTCGATAAGAATGCTTGAGTTAGTACATACCCTCAAGGGTGAGGCTCAAGTAAAGACCTTGGCCGCTTGGTGAGATTAGATCTTGCAACTTTTAGACAGAGTAGGCAGCATGGTTTGGTTGCAATAGCTGCCTCTTGAGAAAGTGTCAATATTGATGAAGCACAATACAGAGTTTCTCATTCATGTTGAGGCTGCGACACTTTCTCAATCAAATGCATCGGGTTGGCTGAGCCGCTCAAGAGCATCCCGGACAGCAACGCCGATACCCACGGCAAGCTTCCCCCACTGTCGGATGGACAGCACGGCCAACATCGGCTTAAAAGCGGGGCCTCACCGAAGTTCGCTACCGGCAAACCCGGCACATGTCTCCTGCCTATCTCGGTCGTGTAACTCTCACTTCACGTAAGCAACATCTTCAGCCCCTCAAACGACTGGTGACTCACGTGTGGCCGCGTTCTTCCACGTCGACTTTCGAGTTACTCTCCCACCATCCAAGATCGCACAATCACCTTCTTGCGAATTATCTGCGTCATGGTAACTAAACGAGTGGCCCGGTATGGCGATTGGGAGAGCCCAATCACTGTCGATACTGTGACGTCCAAGAGCTGGTCTGTATCATCGCCTCGAGTCCATGTAAGTGATCTAGGACGCGTGACGACCAATTGAAGTGCATTTACTGATTGATGCAAAGCGTCAATCGGGACGGGCGTACTTCATTGAGTCGAAGGATGATGGACGTAAGGTTTTCGTTGAGATTACCAAGAACGGTGGCCTCAAGGATCTCCTACCAGCACCCTACAGCGCCGGCAACACAGTTTACGAATACGGTGGCTCTACGTACGACGTCGCCGCGGATGGTCGCATCATCTTCTCCAACCGTGACAATACCGTCAAATCACTCGATGTCGACACTGGCAAAGTCGTTGATCTGACTGGCGACTCAAAGCTGCGATACTCCAACTTCAGCGCCAACCCCACGAACCCCTGGGTCTTGGCGAACCAAGAGGATCACACCATCAACACGCCTCACGAGATTCGGAATTACGTCGTCGCTATTCATGTAGACACCGGCGAAGTCAAGCGCGTTGTCGAGGGCGCTGACTTTTACTACACCCCTCAGTTCAGTGCTGACGGTAAGAGGCTTACCTGGATGGAGTGGGATCAACCCAATCTTCCATTCGCATCCGCCAAGATCTTCGTTGCGGATTGGACGTCAGAAGCGACAGTCGAGAACGCGGTCTTGCTTGCTGGCAATAACCGAGATGGCGCTGCTGAGCCTCGATGGGGCCCGGACGGAAGTTTGTTCCTCGGCATTGAGATTGATGGGTTCCGGAGACTGTTCCGTCTAGCTCCTGGCGCCGAAAAGCCTACACAAGTCAAGTTGAGCGGACTGGATAATGCTGAGATCGGAGAGATCAGATGGTATCAGGGAAGGTTGGTAGACACGAAAGCTTCCAAGTTGCACGACGTATTACTAACATCGCCATAGTCAAACGTACGCACCACTTTCGGAACGTTACGTGGCTGCGGCAGCGATAACTTTCGGCGAGGCCCAGCTCATCCTCATTGACCTTGAGAATAACGATTGGAAACCCATCGGATCATCTGGCATTTGCGGCATTGTCAACGACGCGATGGCTCGCCTGGACGACAGATCTTTGCTCCTTGTTGCGGATGAGGCCGGCTCTCCATCTGCTTTGTACAATATCGATATTATCAGTGGAAACACAACGATTCTTCGAGGAACCACAGACGAAAAGCTGGACCATGCACTATTTTCAAAGCCGGAGCTTGTGAAGTTCGAGTCGAAGGGGAAACCATCTCGCATAATCTACAGCACCCTGTGGATGCCAAAGAACCCCAGGTTCATCGGCCCGGACGGTGCGACACCTCCCTTAGTCATCTCCTCGCATGGCGGGCCAACAGGCTACACCGGCTCTGGTCTCAAGCTGCGAACTCAGTATTTTACTGCACGTGGCTATGCCTATCTCGCGTTGAATTACACGGGCTCGACCGGCCACGGCAGAGAGTATCGCGAGGCACTCTTTGGAAAATGGGGCATCGTCGACGCCGACGACGCAGCTGAAGTCGCCAAGCACTTGGTTGAAGCAGGCAGAGTCGGCAAGGTGGGCATCGTCGGTGCCAGCGCTGGAGGTTACAACGTCCTCCAGGCCCTGGTCCGCCATCCCACAACATTTGACGCCGGATTCTGCGTCTGTGGTGTGAGTGACGTCAAGAAGCTGGACGAGTCCacgcataagctagagtccGAGTACATGGGCGCGCTTGTTCTGGATCCGGGCATGACAGACGAACAAAAGGAGGAAAGATATCGTGAGCGAAGCCCCCTTTACCACGCCGAAAAGATTGGGGCTCCGCTGTTCCTCCTTCATGGCGTCGCGGATACCGTGGTGCCGATCGAGCAAGCCCGGCTCATCTACAAAGCTGTCAAGGATAAGGGAGGGGATGTGAAAATCAGGGAGGTTCAGGGCGAGGGCCACATGTTTGGTATGCCTGGAAGCCCTCGCCTTTGGctagaggaagaggagactTGGTGGAGATCATACCTGCTCTGATAAACATTGGGAGAAGGCACTTCTTATCAAGCTTCGATGCCATATTCCATTCACTTAAAATGAGGATAAAACCGGACGCAGCATAAGTCTATTAATTCTTAAACTTGTTGGGAGTAAGCAAAACTCTTCTCGCATGCATAAAGCTGGCAAAAGACCTGAGGACTAATACCagtcgtcatcgtcgtcgtcgagtGACTCTCTGCAGATCATATCAAGAtctctcttcttctccttgcgCCTCTGCTCAGCATCATAACTTGCGGTTGTTCTCTTAAACCAGAGAATACCCCTGTTCGCCCTTCGGGGATTGGTTGGACCACGTAGGTGAGAAAGGTCGATTTTCGGCTGAGTATGAGGCGGCTCGATGTTAGCCGTCTCAGCGTCGTCAGACACAGTGTAATAATACCCAGTAAGCCTCAGCTCGGCACCCTCCTCCTCAGTCAACCCTTCCTCCTCTACGACTTCCCTGAACCATCGGTGCCACATCTTCGATTCGTGGTGACTGGGGTACATACCTTTCAACTTTTTGAATTCTTCGTCCTCAAGGTGTTCTTTCCAGGCAAGTTGCCGTGCTTCTTTGAGGGATGCGGGAAGACCGTAGAACTGGACAGAGGAGTATTTACCCTCACCCAAATCGAGGCGGACGAATCTAGTTTCCTTGCTGTCAATGATGGGGCGGAGACGCCATTGGTAGACATGTTGCTCGTCAAAATTGCGCAAGCACGTCTCTATGATGACCTCGCGAGTGCGACGAAGGAGGTTCTTGCTTTCTCTGGCGCGCGTCTTCCAAATGTCGATGCAAGGCTCCTCGTCAGAGCTTCTCAACTCCTGAACAGTTGGCAGTCTGGACGAAGTCTCGGCGTAAATAGTGAAATGCTTATGATCATAACACTCTTCAATATGCGTGCCGGCGGGGTATGAAAACAGATTATCCTCCCACTTGCGAAATGGAATGAAGTCGACGAGGTTTGTATTCAGCGCGGGTTTCTCTGTCGCAAGTTGATGGAACCCATCGGGGCAGGTTTCCAAAGCAACAGTAGGGACCTCGATCGCCTTCAGGTTTCGGCACCTTATCATCGTCAGCCAGAATGAGTCCCATGGCACCGGGCCACATCCCTGTGTCGTATCACTGGCGAACCGGACATTGCAAGGTGTTCCGCGCTGGTCAGCACTCAACACAGTGATGGAAGAGATGAGGTCTCGATATTCTGGCCGGACGAGATGGTTCAGGGCCGTGATGGCCTCGTGGCCGCTGAGAAAACTAAAGTTGTTTTGGGACCAGAAGAGGGGCGCTGCTTCGGCGTGCACCTGTCTGTTGGTCAACAGTAGCCCGAGTCCCTTGCGCTGATCGCAGCGGCACATGGTACTCCCAGGCCAGTAATAACCATCTAGATCCCACATAAGCCGGTGAGGCTCCTCTGAAATTACGATGTCTTTGAGCAGGAAAGCGGGGGGCTCTAGTAGTCTAAGACGATCGGAATGCCAGAAGCAGTCAGATTTGTGTTCAATGTCCCTTCTCTTGGGTTCGACGAGTATGAACTTATAGATGAGGTAGCGGATGTCAACTGGGAGCTGACCGAGGCAGAAGAGTCCCTTCCGAGGTCGAATATATTTTCCAGGCGTACGACGAATGTTAAGAGTTAGGGCGGACATGGCTGGTGTGATTTTACTTGTGTTGTCCAGCTTGTTGGGAGAGTTCGTCATGATAGTGTGTCGAGGCTTGGTCGGAGGACAGTGGATGGGTTTCTTGGGACTGAAGTCGTGTGTTTGTGAGTTTGTTTTGTGTGTTATGTAGATGTAAAGTGCTTGATAGTGATCTGTTTCATTCAGTTCGCAAGTAGCCGGCACCTTCCTTTTCTATATAGGATTCATTACAATAACGCTCAGTCTGTGAGACGAGCTGACAAAAGACAATGATGAAGAACAGTTGCCATGGATTTCGTCTTTACTTGCAGCATCTAAAGCAGTCTTTGGGATGTTCGCGGTTTATTGGATGAACAATGCCTTGTATGCGTAGTTCTTCGGTCAAGGTCAAAGAATCTTTGAAAGTGGTACCCGGCTCGCCTTCTGAATGAGCACGGGTTCTTTTTGAAGCAGACTTCGAGTACATTCTTGCAGGACGTGGACGAAATAGAATTTCGTTTGTTCCGATAGAGACTGTTCAGTAAGAAAGCCTGCAAGGAAATGTTCCTCGTGACAAGCTGCCCAAGAAACTACAGTGGAATAAAGGTAAGGAAAATTCTTTGAAGGAAGCCCGTGTATGCTGAAAGATCTGCCTTGTTGTGGCTCTATGTGAGAGGCATATTCTTCGCTTACTGGATAATTTGGGAGAGCAGCGACGGGATGCAGGCCAAACGAAAGAGTCGCAAAGTAAACATTCATACATCCAGGTCTAATAAGGCAGTTGGCAACAGCTGAATTTTGCATTTCAGACCAGCGTGCTAGCAATCCGGATCTGTGATTGAGATCATTGATGTAGCTCGCCATTATCATTAGGAGTTCGTCCTGTCCTCAAAGGAAATCGCTCACCTCATCCAAACCCCTCATTGTCAACGGTCGCCACCAGACGGGCGCTGAATCGCGATCGTGTGGGATAGACCAAGACCACTAGCTCCAACAGCCGAATCCGCCACCCTAAGAACAATGGATCCAAGGAGGCAAACATGGCTCTCGCTCCATGCAGAAGAAAAAAACTCAAACGTCCTCCTCTCCCCTCCGACTTCACCGAGACTAAGCAGAATTTCTGTCCGCTGATATCAAGCAGTCTTACTCCGCAACTGACAAGTCCTAGACCACAATTCTCGATCCACAATGTCGACACGATAACGCTCGAGACCTCGCTTGTGGATATCGAGCATGCGAGCCGCGATGACATCCCAGTAAGAGCTGCTGTAAGCTAAGCCACAACCAGTAGGAGGGGCGTAGGATCAATCGGATGAAAAGAACAAAGCACCAACGCAACTCCTCACTCCCCGTCTCTCACGCCGACGGGCTGCTCGTAGGCGTCACTTCGAGACAAGGCAGCGCAACCGTGCTCCTTGATCTCCTCACAAAAGCCATGTTTCGCAGTCCAGGCTAAGGGAGGGAGAGTTTATCAGTCTCGAGGCTCTGATTCGTCCGGTTCACGCATCCTCTAGCTCGTGTCGATGCGATCAACCGCGTCCAGAAAGCAGGGAATCCAACCAAGGGTATGTCATAACCGAGCATCATCTCAGCTGTCCACTGCGAGCGGTGACTGGGGGAGGGCAATTTGGGGGACTCGGGAAGAAAGTCGAGAAAGAAAAGCTGCATGTTTGGCTATGTTTCCCTCGCTATCCCTCCCTCATCGTGCGTCGGCGGTGCATGTGGTGCTCAGAAGTGTGGCGGGTGTTTCTGGGGTCGATTGGTGTCTCGCATAATGGATGGTCAATCTAGGCCTATCAAACCCCCGGGACAACCCCAGACTCGACGTCACAGACGGTGGACGCACGTCAGCTCACACCACCCTCCTCATCCTCTTCCATCTACGTCATCCCCAGAAGCTGCTACGGAGCTTCGCAGTGTATATAGAGCATCAGCCACACCAGAAAGAACAGCCTTCAACAAGCCAACTCGAGGCAACTCACTCTGTGAAAACAAAAACTCGTCAGACTATCGTGAACCCGAAACACAGAGTTTTCCTAGAGTAACACATATTATTCCATCATGCCATCATCAGTAAAGAACCACAGTGCTTCTGTGGAAGGTTAGTCAGCCCTGCAAATCACCTTACCCAGGTAGATGGCCAACTCGAAGAGTTGTGAGGTTGCATCCGTCACTAACACGACACGTCCCACCAGCCGCAACTCCCCACAAGGTCTCCTCCGCCAAAAAGGCAACGGCCGCTAAGGTCGACGAACGGAAATCGCAAGTGACGCCAAAGAAGGTCTCCTCAGCCACAGCCGCCGCTAAGGACAATGTATCGACCAAAGACCACGCTACCACGACGCCGGTAACAAAGAAGGTCTCTTCCTCCACACACAAGCCCACATCATCGGCCTCAAAGCCTGCAGCATCAGCTTCCAAGACTGCATCGTCTGCATCGAAACCAGTCACATCCTCCGCTCACAGAACCGCGGATCACGCATCCAAGACCGCTTCATCATCCGCACACAAGACAGCCGACCATGCTTCAAAGACGGCCAAGTCAGCATCGCACACCGCTAGCAAGGCTGCCAGCGGCAGCAGTGGCGCAGATCTTGTCAAGAAGATGCAGGAGAAGAAGACTACCCAGTACACAGAGACCACTGGCTCAGATATCGTGAAGAGAATCCAAGCTCGCAAGGCCGCGGCCGCAAAGGAAGCGGCCAGGAaggaagcagcagcagcacggACTCACGAAGACAATCTACCCAAGAAGAAGCCCGCAGTCGCCGCGGCACCACAGGCTGTGCCCAGAGCTCCCGTCACAGTACCCAAGGCCGCACCCGTCAAGAAGCAGGCCGCCCCTATTCCCGCACCTGCTGTCAGGAACGTCCCTGCTGCTACCAGCAGCCCAGCCAAGGTCgcgaagaaggagaaggtgTACGCCCCTGGCGCCCTTGTGCCGACTGCAGAGCACGAGGCCCGGAAGGCCAAGGCTGCCACCccgaagaaggagaagcagTACCACCCTAGCGCCCTCACCCCCACGAATGAAATTGAGGCTCGTCGCGCAGCGAAGAAGGCCCAGGCCGGAGGTCCTGTGGGCCAGGTCACGGATACCGTCGGTAAGACCGTCGGAGGCGTTGGCAAGACTGCCGGTGGAGTCGTTGGTACTGCCGGCCGGACCGTTGGCGGAGTCGGACGGACTGCCGGTGGCGTTGTCGATGGCGTCGGCAAAGCGGCTGGCGGTACCGTCGACGGCCTTGGTAGAACTGTCGGTGGTGTCACCAGCGGCCTCGGGAAGCAGGTCGGTGGCACCGTTGGAGGTCCCCTCGGCAAAGGTGTCCAGGGCGCCACTGACGGCCTTGGTAAGACTGTTGGCGGTGCCACCAGCGGCGTTGGCAACACTTTGGGCGCCGCTACTGGCGGCTTGAACAAGACGCTGGGCGACACCACTGGAGCT is a window encoding:
- a CDS encoding prolyl oligopeptidase, with amino-acid sequence MVTKRVARYGDWESPITVDTVTSKSWSVSSPRVHRQSGRAYFIESKDDGRKVFVEITKNGGLKDLLPAPYSAGNTVYEYGGSTYDVAADGRIIFSNRDNTVKSLDVDTGKVVDLTGDSKLRYSNFSANPTNPWVLANQEDHTINTPHEIRNYVVAIHVDTGEVKRVVEGADFYYTPQFSADGKRLTWMEWDQPNLPFASAKIFVADWTSEATVENAVLLAGNNRDGAAEPRWGPDGSLFLGIEIDGFRRLFRLAPGAEKPTQVKLSGLDNAEIGEIRWYQGSQTYAPLSERYVAAAAITFGEAQLILIDLENNDWKPIGSSGICGIVNDAMARLDDRSLLLVADEAGSPSALYNIDIISGNTTILRGTTDEKLDHALFSKPELVKFESKGKPSRIIYSTLWMPKNPRFIGPDGATPPLVISSHGGPTGYTGSGLKLRTQYFTARGYAYLALNYTGSTGHGREYREALFGKWGIVDADDAAEVAKHLVEAGRVGKVGIVGASAGGYNVLQALVRHPTTFDAGFCVCGVSDVKKLDESTHKLESEYMGALVLDPGMTDEQKEERYRERSPLYHAEKIGAPLFLLHGVADTVVPIEQARLIYKAVKDKGGDVKIREVQGEGHMFGMPGSPRLWLEEEETWWRSYLL